Proteins encoded by one window of Collimonas fungivorans:
- a CDS encoding DegT/DnrJ/EryC1/StrS family aminotransferase, which translates to MSQQPFLPFAKPTIDEATIAAVGDVLRSGWITSGPKVQAFEAQLSEYFGGRPVRTFNSGTCTMEIALRIAGIGAGDEVITTPISWVATANVIIETGATPVFADIDPVTRNIDLAQVEAAITPRTKAIIPVYLSGLPVDMDRLYALAKKHNLRVVEDAAQALGSSWKGQRIGAFGDFASFSFQANKNITSSEGGCLVLNNAEEARLAEKYRLQGVTRSGFDGLDVDVLGGKFNMTDVAAAIGLGQFAHIEAITAHRRELAQYYFTCFGSDFEAKHGAQLPVADFANSNWHMFQLVLPERQDGKPARATFMEQMQERGIGIGYHYPAIHLLSMYRARGFKEGMFPVAEKVGRLIVSLPMFNVMTKNDVERAVSAVKSVLQ; encoded by the coding sequence ATGAGCCAACAACCTTTCCTGCCGTTTGCCAAACCCACCATCGACGAAGCCACGATCGCAGCGGTTGGCGACGTCTTGCGCTCCGGCTGGATCACCAGCGGCCCCAAGGTGCAGGCATTCGAAGCGCAATTGTCCGAGTATTTCGGCGGCCGTCCGGTGCGCACCTTCAATTCCGGCACCTGCACCATGGAGATCGCCCTGCGCATCGCCGGCATCGGCGCCGGCGATGAAGTCATCACCACGCCGATTTCCTGGGTCGCCACCGCCAATGTGATCATTGAAACCGGCGCCACGCCGGTGTTCGCCGACATCGATCCGGTCACCCGCAATATCGACCTGGCCCAGGTCGAAGCCGCCATCACGCCGCGCACCAAGGCCATCATCCCGGTCTACCTGTCGGGCCTGCCGGTCGACATGGATCGCCTGTATGCGCTGGCCAAGAAACATAACCTGCGCGTGGTGGAAGATGCGGCGCAAGCCCTGGGATCGAGCTGGAAAGGCCAGCGCATCGGCGCCTTCGGCGACTTTGCCTCGTTCAGCTTCCAGGCCAACAAGAACATCACTTCATCCGAGGGCGGCTGCCTGGTGCTGAACAATGCCGAAGAAGCGCGCCTGGCGGAAAAATACCGCCTGCAAGGCGTCACCCGCAGCGGCTTCGACGGCCTCGATGTCGACGTCCTCGGCGGCAAATTCAACATGACCGACGTCGCCGCCGCCATCGGCCTCGGCCAGTTTGCCCATATTGAGGCGATTACCGCCCATCGGCGCGAGCTGGCGCAGTATTATTTCACCTGCTTCGGCAGCGATTTCGAAGCGAAACATGGCGCCCAGCTGCCGGTCGCCGACTTCGCCAACAGCAACTGGCACATGTTCCAGCTGGTGCTGCCGGAGCGCCAGGACGGCAAGCCGGCGCGCGCCACTTTCATGGAGCAGATGCAGGAACGCGGCATCGGCATCGGCTATCACTACCCGGCCATCCACCTGCTCAGCATGTATCGCGCGCGCGGCTTCAAGGAAGGCATGTTTCCGGTCGCCGAAAAGGTCGGCCGCCTGATCGTCTCGCTGCCGATGTTCAACGTCATGACGAAGAACGATGTCGAACGTGCAGTGTCCGCGGTAAAATCCGTGCTTCAATAA
- a CDS encoding homoserine dehydrogenase, giving the protein MKSIKVGLLGIGTVGSGTFNVLKRNQQEIAARAGRAIEITMVADLDVERARLLTNGEVTVVNDAKLVVNNPDIDIVIELIGGYGIAKDLVLQAIANGKHVVTANKALIATHGNEIFKAAQEKGVIVAFEAAVAGGIPIIKALREGLTANSIQWIAGIINGTTNFILSEMRDKGLDFDVVLKEAQRLGYAEADPTFDIEGVDAAHKLTIMASIAFGIPVQFSKAHVEGITKLQATDIRYAEQLGYRIKLLGITKRTAGGIELRVHPTLIPSKRLIANVEGAMNAVLVRGDAVGDTLYYGKGAGAEPTASAVIADLVDITRLATADPEHRVPHLAFQPNAMADTPILPMAEITTSYYLRMHVADQPGVLADVTRILADSSISIDAMLQKEPAAGETRTDIIMLTHQTQEKNVEAAIVKIESLETVVGSVTKIRLEELG; this is encoded by the coding sequence ATGAAATCCATCAAGGTAGGTTTGCTTGGCATAGGTACGGTCGGTTCCGGCACGTTCAACGTATTGAAGCGCAATCAGCAAGAGATTGCAGCGCGCGCAGGGAGAGCTATTGAAATTACCATGGTGGCCGATCTCGATGTCGAGCGCGCCAGGCTGCTGACCAATGGCGAAGTGACCGTGGTCAACGACGCCAAGCTGGTGGTCAACAATCCCGATATCGATATCGTCATCGAGCTGATCGGCGGCTATGGCATCGCCAAGGACCTGGTGCTGCAGGCGATCGCCAACGGCAAGCATGTGGTCACCGCCAACAAGGCGCTGATCGCCACCCATGGCAACGAGATTTTCAAGGCGGCGCAAGAGAAGGGCGTGATCGTTGCATTCGAAGCGGCGGTGGCCGGCGGCATTCCTATCATCAAAGCCTTGCGCGAAGGCCTGACCGCCAACAGCATCCAGTGGATCGCCGGCATCATCAACGGCACCACCAACTTCATCCTGTCCGAAATGCGCGACAAGGGCCTGGACTTCGACGTCGTGCTGAAAGAAGCGCAGCGCCTGGGTTACGCTGAAGCCGATCCGACCTTCGATATCGAAGGCGTGGACGCTGCCCACAAGCTGACCATCATGGCCTCGATCGCGTTCGGCATCCCGGTGCAGTTCAGCAAGGCGCATGTGGAAGGCATCACCAAGCTGCAGGCGACCGATATCCGCTACGCCGAACAGCTCGGCTACCGCATCAAGCTGCTCGGCATCACCAAGCGCACCGCCGGCGGCATCGAGCTGCGCGTGCATCCGACCCTGATCCCGAGCAAACGCCTGATCGCCAATGTCGAAGGCGCCATGAATGCCGTGCTGGTGCGCGGCGACGCGGTCGGCGATACGCTGTATTACGGCAAGGGCGCCGGCGCCGAGCCGACTGCCTCGGCTGTGATCGCCGACCTGGTCGACATCACGCGCCTGGCCACCGCCGATCCCGAGCATCGGGTGCCGCACCTGGCGTTCCAGCCGAACGCCATGGCCGATACGCCGATCCTGCCGATGGCAGAAATCACCACCAGCTATTACCTGCGCATGCACGTGGCCGACCAGCCGGGCGTGCTGGCGGATGTCACGCGGATCCTCGCCGATTCGTCGATTTCGATAGACGCCATGCTGCAAAAAGAACCGGCCGCGGGCGAGACCCGCACCGACATCATCATGCTGACGCACCAGACCCAGGAAAAGAATGTGGAAGCGGCGATAGTCAAGATCGAGTCGCTGGAAACCGTGGTCGGCAGCGTCACCAAGATCCGGCTGGAAGAACTGGGTTAA
- a CDS encoding OprD family outer membrane porin yields the protein MNILAVVRYLAPLTAAATISAHAASADAAKPAAHASPYSKAEEHGEHGIIDGDAIEQGHAAATQPATRSQQADSKGLIADSHLNWLLRSYTDHLETQGANTRNASVLGSQLNFESGFSTGAIGLGADAGLFSALKLNGGNGAGNMVHVDPAGGGSNRQAWTYFGLYDLKARVSNTVVKYGAQIVHNAFLEPHDNRALPPTFLGTSVISSEIAGLSLAAGSFTRSQPRGQTRLQPLRTAYGGIQLGRFSYLGGDYAYSPDTKVSLYASRAENVWDQYYSAFSHSIGDANTLRWTGQLNYYATRNQGSSRQGNINSNAYSVALSAQHKAHTVLLAYQKIQGKQFFDYVGEGAGDFLSNSMNVDYNAPGEQSLQLRHTVDLGSYGLPGLKIMSWGVRGWGADASASAAANADPAGGLYGLYWKNGAPVRGKHWEIGMIPTYVIQAGKLKGSSINLTLMHHRADTQYSDAGNTIYRLVLNMPMNIF from the coding sequence TTGAATATCCTTGCCGTAGTGCGCTATCTGGCGCCGCTGACAGCCGCTGCAACCATCAGCGCCCATGCAGCGAGTGCCGATGCAGCCAAACCCGCTGCCCACGCCAGCCCGTACAGCAAAGCAGAAGAACACGGCGAACACGGCATCATCGACGGCGACGCTATCGAGCAGGGCCATGCGGCAGCCACGCAACCCGCCACCCGCTCGCAACAGGCCGACAGCAAGGGCCTGATCGCCGATAGCCATCTCAACTGGCTGCTGCGCAGTTACACCGACCACCTGGAAACCCAGGGCGCCAATACCCGCAACGCTTCGGTACTGGGCAGCCAGCTGAATTTTGAATCGGGCTTTAGCACCGGCGCCATCGGACTGGGCGCGGATGCCGGCCTGTTCAGCGCACTGAAACTGAATGGCGGCAACGGCGCCGGCAACATGGTGCACGTGGATCCCGCCGGCGGCGGCAGCAATCGGCAGGCATGGACCTACTTCGGCTTGTACGACCTGAAGGCCCGGGTCTCGAACACGGTAGTGAAATACGGCGCGCAAATCGTCCATAACGCTTTTCTGGAACCGCATGACAACCGTGCCCTGCCGCCGACCTTCCTCGGCACCTCCGTGATCAGCAGCGAAATTGCCGGCCTCAGCTTGGCTGCCGGCAGCTTTACCAGGAGCCAGCCACGCGGACAAACCCGCTTGCAGCCCTTGCGCACGGCCTATGGCGGCATCCAGCTAGGTCGCTTCAGCTATCTCGGCGGCGACTATGCCTACAGCCCGGACACCAAGGTCTCGCTGTACGCCAGCCGCGCCGAAAACGTCTGGGACCAGTACTACTCCGCCTTCTCGCACAGCATCGGCGACGCCAATACACTGCGCTGGACCGGCCAGCTGAATTACTACGCCACGCGCAACCAGGGCAGCAGCCGGCAAGGAAACATCAACAGTAATGCCTACAGCGTCGCCCTAAGCGCCCAGCACAAGGCGCATACGGTGCTGCTGGCCTACCAGAAAATCCAGGGCAAGCAGTTCTTCGACTACGTCGGCGAAGGCGCCGGCGACTTTCTCAGCAATTCGATGAACGTCGATTACAACGCTCCCGGCGAACAATCGCTGCAGCTGCGGCACACGGTCGACCTCGGCAGCTATGGCCTGCCCGGTTTGAAAATCATGAGCTGGGGTGTACGGGGCTGGGGCGCGGATGCCTCGGCCAGCGCGGCCGCCAATGCCGATCCGGCCGGCGGCCTGTATGGGCTGTACTGGAAGAACGGCGCGCCGGTGCGCGGCAAGCATTGGGAGATCGGCATGATTCCGACCTATGTGATCCAGGCTGGCAAGCTGAAAGGCAGCAGCATCAACCTGACCTTGATGCACCATCGGGCCGATACGCAATACTCGGACGCCGGCAACACCATCTACCGGCTGGTCCTGAACATGCCGATGAACATTTTTTGA
- a CDS encoding Mth938-like domain-containing protein — MKLHTTPTQQYQTVTAYDDKGVEINAVRYEHSLLVLPEAAPVPWPVRDFDALHAEHFAHIDSTRPDVVILGTGARQRFVHPKLTSVLTARRIGVECMDNKAACRTYNILMAEGRKVALALIFNTDKETAQDA, encoded by the coding sequence ATGAAGCTACATACCACCCCGACCCAACAGTATCAGACAGTCACGGCCTACGACGACAAGGGCGTGGAAATCAACGCCGTGCGCTACGAGCATAGCCTGCTGGTGCTGCCGGAAGCAGCGCCGGTGCCATGGCCGGTGCGCGACTTCGACGCCCTCCATGCGGAACATTTCGCTCATATAGACAGCACCCGGCCCGACGTTGTCATCCTCGGCACCGGCGCGCGCCAGCGTTTTGTCCATCCGAAGCTGACCAGCGTGCTGACCGCGCGCCGCATCGGCGTCGAATGCATGGACAACAAGGCCGCCTGCCGCACCTACAACATCCTGATGGCCGAGGGGCGCAAAGTCGCCCTGGCCCTGATTTTCAATACCGACAAGGAAACCGCCCAAGATGCGTGA
- a CDS encoding formyltransferase gives MKAVVFAYHNVGVRCLKVLLARGVDIALVVTHEDNPQETIWFESVSALCKQHGIASIAPTDPAAPELRAQVAALQPDFIFSFYYRHMLPVALLALAKHGAYNMHGSLLPKYRGRVPINWAVLHGETETGATLHEMAAKPDAGAIVAQTSVPILPDDTAYEVFGKVVVAAEQTLWNALPAMLTGNIPRLPNDLSQGSYFGGRKPEDGKIDWNRPAHEVYNLYRAVAPPYPGAWTIVKERTFIVGKAYLSAKLVENLPANLPRGLAVVDNRIVGVCGDGRALLINELLADGQTVTPEALNNILL, from the coding sequence ATGAAAGCCGTCGTTTTTGCCTATCACAACGTTGGCGTGCGCTGCCTGAAAGTGCTGCTGGCGCGCGGCGTCGATATCGCGCTGGTGGTTACCCACGAAGACAATCCGCAGGAAACCATCTGGTTCGAATCGGTGTCGGCGCTATGCAAGCAGCATGGTATTGCCAGCATCGCTCCCACCGATCCAGCTGCGCCCGAGCTGCGGGCCCAGGTCGCCGCCCTGCAGCCGGATTTCATCTTCAGTTTCTATTACCGCCACATGCTGCCGGTTGCCCTGCTGGCGCTGGCAAAGCACGGCGCTTACAACATGCACGGTTCGCTGCTGCCGAAATACCGCGGCCGGGTGCCGATCAACTGGGCGGTGCTGCACGGTGAAACAGAGACCGGCGCCACCCTGCACGAAATGGCGGCCAAGCCGGACGCCGGCGCCATCGTGGCGCAGACTTCGGTGCCGATCCTGCCCGACGATACCGCCTACGAAGTATTCGGCAAGGTGGTGGTCGCCGCCGAACAGACGCTGTGGAATGCACTGCCGGCCATGCTGACAGGCAACATTCCCCGCTTGCCGAACGATCTGTCGCAAGGCAGTTATTTCGGCGGACGCAAGCCCGAAGACGGCAAAATCGACTGGAACCGGCCGGCGCACGAGGTCTATAACCTGTACCGCGCAGTGGCGCCGCCCTATCCCGGCGCCTGGACTATTGTCAAAGAGCGCACTTTTATCGTCGGAAAAGCTTATTTATCGGCCAAACTGGTGGAAAACCTGCCGGCAAATTTGCCTCGGGGCTTGGCGGTAGTGGATAATCGCATTGTTGGCGTCTGCGGCGATGGCCGCGCGCTGTTGATCAACGAGTTGCTGGCGGACGGCCAAACCGTCACGCCAGAAGCATTAAACAACATCCTTTTATAA
- a CDS encoding lysozyme inhibitor LprI family protein, which translates to MRKMLMALCLLVPAAAFAQVDPCLSQSNTVEMNTCAKTAFDKDEKTLNETYQQLVKQITKPDQDGVRYGEVKKKLIEAQRAWVSFRKKDCDAVYTYNESGTIRDIEFLGCMRAHTEQRTKELKNFIVEK; encoded by the coding sequence ATGCGTAAGATGCTGATGGCCCTGTGCCTGCTAGTACCTGCTGCAGCGTTTGCTCAGGTTGATCCATGTCTGTCGCAGAGCAATACCGTCGAAATGAATACCTGCGCCAAGACCGCTTTCGACAAGGACGAAAAGACCTTGAACGAAACCTATCAGCAGCTGGTCAAGCAGATCACCAAGCCGGACCAGGATGGCGTGCGCTACGGCGAAGTGAAGAAGAAGCTGATCGAAGCGCAGCGCGCCTGGGTCAGTTTCCGCAAGAAGGATTGCGACGCCGTGTATACCTACAATGAGAGCGGGACCATCCGCGATATCGAATTCCTCGGCTGCATGCGCGCCCATACCGAACAGCGCACCAAGGAACTCAAGAATTTCATCGTCGAAAAATAA
- a CDS encoding EamA family transporter has product MNITTFAFILGGVCLNAVAQLLLKAGTNAVGVIHLTPQNWFATGIKLATQLPILGGLACYVISVGVWIIGLSRVDVTIAYPMLSMGYIISAVGAWYFLGEAVSMQRLLAIGIIIVGVVLLTRS; this is encoded by the coding sequence ATGAATATCACCACTTTTGCCTTCATCCTCGGCGGCGTCTGCCTTAACGCCGTCGCGCAGCTGCTGCTGAAGGCCGGCACCAATGCGGTCGGCGTGATCCACCTGACGCCGCAGAACTGGTTTGCCACCGGCATCAAGCTGGCGACCCAGTTGCCGATCCTGGGCGGCCTGGCTTGTTATGTCATCTCGGTAGGGGTCTGGATCATCGGCTTGTCGCGGGTCGACGTCACGATCGCCTATCCGATGCTGTCGATGGGCTATATCATCAGCGCCGTCGGCGCCTGGTACTTCCTGGGAGAAGCGGTTTCGATGCAGCGCCTGCTGGCAATCGGCATCATCATCGTCGGCGTAGTATTACTGACGCGCAGCTAG
- a CDS encoding pyridoxal phosphate-dependent aminotransferase: MRPIQKSKKLDDVCYDIRGPVLEKARQMEEEGHKIIKLNIGNLAVFGFEPPDEIVQDMILNMGNASGYTDSKGMFAPRKSVMHYCQQKKIQGVTIDDIYLGNGASELIVMSMNALLNTGDEVLVPAPDYPLWTAAVSLSGGTPRHYVCDEQAGWFPDIEDIKKKINSNTRAIVVINPNNPTGALYPVELLQQLVDLARQHQLIIFADEIYDKVLYDGETHTSLAALADDVLFITFNGLSKNYRSCGYRAGWMVVSGEKKHAKGYIEGLNMLASMRLCANAPGQYAIQTALGGYQSINDLVAPGGRLARQRDMAHKLLTDIPGVTCVKPKAALYMFPRLDPKMYPITDDQDFAYELLAEQRVLIVQGTGFNCPTPDHFRVVFLPNTDDLADSMGRIASFLEGYRRRHGKV; this comes from the coding sequence GTGCGACCGATTCAAAAATCGAAAAAACTGGATGATGTCTGTTACGACATCCGCGGCCCCGTGCTGGAAAAAGCGCGGCAAATGGAAGAGGAAGGTCACAAAATCATCAAGCTGAACATCGGCAACCTGGCGGTGTTCGGTTTCGAGCCGCCCGATGAAATCGTGCAGGACATGATCCTCAACATGGGCAACGCCTCCGGTTATACCGATTCCAAGGGCATGTTCGCGCCGCGCAAGTCGGTGATGCATTATTGCCAGCAAAAAAAGATTCAGGGCGTCACGATCGACGATATCTACCTGGGCAACGGCGCTTCCGAGCTGATAGTGATGAGCATGAACGCCTTGCTCAACACCGGCGATGAAGTACTGGTGCCGGCGCCCGACTATCCGCTGTGGACCGCCGCGGTCAGCCTGTCCGGCGGCACGCCGCGCCATTACGTCTGCGACGAGCAGGCCGGCTGGTTCCCCGATATCGAAGACATCAAGAAGAAAATCAACAGCAATACCCGGGCGATCGTCGTCATCAACCCCAACAATCCGACCGGCGCCCTGTACCCGGTGGAACTGCTGCAGCAGCTGGTCGACCTGGCGCGCCAGCACCAGCTGATCATCTTCGCCGACGAAATCTACGACAAGGTGCTGTACGACGGCGAGACCCATACTTCGCTGGCGGCGCTGGCCGACGACGTGCTGTTCATCACCTTCAACGGCTTGTCGAAAAACTATCGTTCCTGCGGCTACCGCGCCGGCTGGATGGTGGTGTCGGGCGAGAAAAAACACGCCAAGGGATATATCGAGGGCTTGAACATGCTGGCGTCGATGCGCCTGTGCGCCAATGCGCCGGGCCAGTATGCGATCCAGACCGCGCTCGGCGGCTACCAGAGCATCAACGACCTGGTCGCGCCGGGCGGTCGCCTGGCGCGCCAGCGCGACATGGCGCACAAGCTGCTGACCGACATCCCGGGCGTCACCTGCGTCAAGCCGAAGGCGGCGCTGTACATGTTTCCGCGGCTGGACCCGAAGATGTACCCGATTACCGACGACCAGGACTTCGCCTACGAATTGCTGGCGGAGCAGCGCGTGCTGATCGTCCAGGGCACCGGCTTCAACTGCCCGACGCCGGACCATTTCCGCGTGGTGTTCCTGCCGAACACCGACGACCTGGCGGATTCGATGGGACGCATCGCCAGTTTCCTCGAAGGGTACCGCCGGCGCCACGGTAAGGTTTGA
- a CDS encoding ArnT family glycosyltransferase, whose product MRELHKSKTFVWLLFLLFCIVWFYMLGARTLVPTDEGRYAEMAREMVATGDWITLRLNGLKYFEKPPLQTWMNALTFELFGLGEWQARLWTGLCGLLGVVLVAFTGARLFSPRIGFYAALVLGSSFLWAGLGHINTLDMGLSGMMTISLCALLLAQRSDISHAEQRNWMLLCWAGMALAVLSKGLIGLVLPGAVLILYTLFSRDWSIWKRLHLVLGLILFFLITTPWFVLISLKNPEFPQFFFIHEQFQRFTSKIHNRYGPPYYFIPILVLGIVPWLGVLLQSLWNGAREHSAASGFQPKKMLLIWSVFIFVFFSISDSKLPSYILPIFPALALLIACHLDNASNKSVQASALLLLVPAVIGLVLSHKIPNLAKDAYSLPLMQAHVAWVFAASAVAFIGAVAALLLVRRQREWAIVALAASGFIGGQLLMYGHDPQGRYSAGIDLVPAINAEITPETTLYVVGKYEQALPFYLRRTMTMVQHMDELEFGIGQQPQLWIPTIDAFVVKWTADHAAGKKDIAIIRPENYRELEQRGVPMRVIGQDPRRVVVTNQGIAAAAPAAAASEAAPAASAAASTTTAP is encoded by the coding sequence ATGCGTGAACTGCATAAATCAAAAACTTTCGTCTGGCTGTTGTTCCTGCTGTTCTGCATCGTCTGGTTTTACATGCTCGGGGCCCGCACGCTGGTGCCTACCGATGAAGGCCGCTACGCCGAAATGGCGCGCGAAATGGTCGCCACCGGCGACTGGATCACCTTGCGCCTGAACGGCCTCAAATACTTCGAAAAGCCGCCGCTGCAAACCTGGATGAACGCCCTCACCTTCGAGCTGTTCGGCCTCGGCGAATGGCAGGCGCGTCTATGGACCGGCTTGTGCGGCTTGCTCGGCGTGGTTTTGGTCGCATTCACCGGCGCCCGCCTGTTCTCGCCGCGCATCGGCTTCTACGCAGCGCTGGTGCTCGGCTCCAGCTTCCTGTGGGCCGGCCTCGGCCACATCAATACGCTGGACATGGGCTTGTCCGGCATGATGACGATTTCCCTGTGCGCCCTGCTGCTGGCGCAGCGCAGCGACATCAGCCACGCCGAACAGCGCAACTGGATGCTGCTGTGCTGGGCCGGCATGGCGCTGGCGGTATTGTCAAAAGGCCTGATCGGCCTGGTCCTGCCGGGCGCGGTACTGATCCTGTACACCCTGTTTTCGCGCGACTGGTCGATCTGGAAACGTTTGCACCTAGTGCTCGGCCTGATCCTCTTCTTCCTGATCACCACGCCCTGGTTCGTGCTGATCTCGCTGAAGAATCCGGAATTCCCGCAATTTTTCTTCATCCACGAACAATTCCAGCGCTTCACCAGCAAGATCCATAACCGCTATGGCCCGCCTTATTATTTCATTCCAATCCTGGTATTGGGGATCGTGCCTTGGCTCGGCGTCCTGTTGCAAAGCTTGTGGAACGGCGCGCGCGAACACAGCGCGGCGTCAGGCTTCCAGCCGAAAAAGATGCTGCTGATCTGGAGCGTGTTCATTTTCGTGTTCTTCAGCATTTCCGATTCCAAGCTGCCGTCGTACATCCTGCCGATCTTCCCGGCGCTGGCGCTGCTGATTGCCTGCCACCTGGATAACGCCAGCAACAAGTCGGTGCAGGCTTCGGCGCTGTTGCTGCTGGTGCCGGCCGTGATCGGCCTGGTCCTGTCGCACAAGATCCCGAACCTGGCCAAGGATGCTTACAGCCTGCCATTGATGCAAGCCCATGTGGCTTGGGTGTTCGCCGCTTCGGCGGTGGCTTTCATCGGCGCCGTCGCCGCCTTGCTGCTGGTGCGCCGGCAGCGCGAATGGGCCATTGTCGCGCTCGCCGCCAGCGGTTTCATCGGCGGCCAGCTGCTGATGTACGGCCACGATCCGCAAGGACGCTATTCGGCAGGGATCGACCTGGTGCCGGCCATCAATGCCGAAATCACGCCGGAAACCACGCTGTACGTGGTCGGCAAATATGAGCAGGCGCTGCCGTTCTACCTGCGCCGCACGATGACCATGGTGCAGCATATGGATGAGCTGGAATTCGGCATCGGCCAGCAGCCGCAGCTATGGATTCCGACCATCGATGCGTTTGTCGTCAAATGGACCGCCGACCACGCTGCCGGCAAGAAGGATATCGCCATCATCCGTCCGGAAAACTACCGTGAGCTGGAGCAGCGCGGCGTGCCGATGCGGGTCATCGGCCAGGATCCGCGCCGCGTGGTGGTGACCAACCAGGGCATTGCCGCCGCAGCGCCAGCCGCCGCGGCAAGTGAAGCGGCCCCGGCTGCTTCGGCTGCAGCATCCACAACAACTGCACCGTAA
- a CDS encoding glycosyltransferase: MKPELSVVIPVYNEESGLAKLFDRLYPALDALGISYEILYVNDGSRDKSAAILAEQFRLRPDVTRVVLFNGNFGQHMAILAGFEATRGDIVVTLDADLQNPPEEIGNLVAKMREGYDYVGSIRRKRQDSAWRTVASKAMNLLREKITGIRMTDQGNMLRAYGRNVVDLINQCQEVNTFVPALAYTFARKETEIVVEHEERSAGESKYSLYSLIRLNFDLVTGFSIMPLQLFSLIGIVLSFASAALFFILVARRFLFGAEVQGVFTLFAFAFFLMGMILFGIGLVGEYVGRIYQQVRARPRYVVQAMLEQSSADDKQAS, encoded by the coding sequence ATGAAACCAGAACTTTCCGTCGTCATCCCGGTATACAACGAGGAATCGGGCCTTGCCAAACTGTTCGACCGCCTCTACCCGGCGCTCGACGCACTTGGCATCAGCTATGAAATCCTGTACGTCAACGACGGCAGCCGCGACAAGTCGGCCGCGATACTGGCGGAACAGTTCCGGCTGCGTCCAGACGTCACCCGCGTGGTCCTGTTCAACGGCAATTTCGGCCAGCACATGGCGATACTGGCCGGTTTTGAAGCCACCCGCGGCGACATCGTCGTGACGCTCGACGCCGACCTGCAGAACCCGCCGGAAGAAATCGGCAACCTGGTGGCCAAGATGCGCGAAGGCTACGACTACGTCGGCTCGATCCGCCGCAAGCGCCAGGATTCGGCCTGGCGCACCGTCGCCTCCAAGGCCATGAACCTGCTGCGCGAGAAAATCACCGGCATCAGGATGACCGATCAGGGCAACATGCTGCGCGCCTATGGTCGCAACGTGGTCGACCTGATCAACCAGTGCCAGGAGGTCAACACCTTCGTACCGGCGCTGGCGTACACCTTTGCCCGCAAAGAGACTGAAATCGTGGTCGAGCACGAAGAACGCTCGGCCGGCGAATCAAAGTACTCGCTGTATAGCCTGATCCGCCTGAATTTCGACCTGGTCACCGGCTTTTCCATCATGCCCTTGCAGCTGTTCTCGCTGATAGGCATCGTGCTGTCCTTCGCTTCGGCCGCGCTGTTTTTCATCCTGGTGGCGCGCCGTTTCCTGTTCGGCGCCGAGGTGCAAGGTGTGTTCACCCTGTTCGCGTTCGCCTTCTTCCTGATGGGCATGATCCTGTTCGGCATCGGCCTGGTCGGCGAATATGTCGGCCGCATCTATCAGCAGGTGCGGGCGCGGCCGCGCTATGTGGTGCAAGCCATGCTGGAACAGTCGTCGGCGGACGATAAGCAGGCGTCATGA